From the genome of Aspergillus chevalieri M1 DNA, chromosome 8, nearly complete sequence, one region includes:
- a CDS encoding putative secondary metabolism biosynthetic enzyme (COG:Q;~EggNog:ENOG410PNK2;~InterPro:IPR036291,IPR002347;~PFAM:PF08659,PF00106,PF13561;~SMCOG1001:short-chain dehydrogenase/reductase SDR;~antiSMASH:Cluster_8.1;~go_process: GO:0055114 - oxidation-reduction process [Evidence IEA]) yields MGFYYSQFLVTPSYPTQSFLGQTVIVTGANVGLGFEAARHFIRLQAATVILAVRNVVAGEEAKRKLELSTDRAGVCEVWELDLASYASVQAFARKAAAQLPRLDVLVSNAALATTTFSLAEGHERTITVNVTSTILLALLLLPKLRESATKHPDAPCPRLTFVVSETHAWTPFPEYKAANTFERLDDWSTADMGNRYASSKLMEILILREMADRTSDAEPQVVVNMVNPGLCHSGLAREFGWGFWVFKQLVARSTEVGSRTLLAGASAGAESHAKYMTDGKVDDGALSGFVRSPEGKTAQQKLWTELTTILEGIDSTIMQNL; encoded by the coding sequence ATGGGCTTTTACTACTCCCAGTTCCTCGTCACACCGAGCTACCCAACGCAGTCGTTTCTGGGCCAGACTGTAATCGTGACAGGAGCCAATGTCGGCCTGGGCTTCGAAGCTGCTCGGCACTTTATCCGACTCCAGGCGGCGACGGTGATCCTAGCCGTCAGAAATGTGGTCGCAGGGGAGGAGGCAAAGCGAAAACTGGAATTATCAACTGACAGAGCCGGAGTGTGTGAGGTCTGGGAGTTAGACCTCGCCTCCTATGCCTCTGTCCAAGCATTCGCTCGCAAAGCTGCTGCCCAGTTACCTCGGCTCGACGTCCTAGTCTCGAATGCTGCTCTTGCGACCACCACCTTCAGCCTGGCCGAGGGCCATGAACGGACCATCACTGTGAACGTAACAAGCACCATCCTTCTTGCCTTGCTGCTGCTCCCCAAGTTACGAGAGTCTGCCACGAAGCACCCGGACGCTCCCTGTCCGCGGCTGACATTTGTGGTCAGTGAGACTCATGCGTGGACCCCGTTTCCCGAGTACAAGGCGGCAAACACGTTCGAAAGGCTCGATGACTGGTCGACGGCGGACATGGGCAACCGATACGCCAGCTCCAAACTGATGGAGATTCTGATCCTTCGGGAGATGGCGGACCGGACGTCGGATGCCGAGCCGCAGGTCGTGGTGAACATGGTCAATCCAGGCCTGTGTCATTCAGGTCTCGCTCGGGAATTTGGCTGGGGCTTCTGGGTGTTCAAACAGCTGGTTGCTCGCTCCACGGAGGTGGGAAGCCGAACGTTGTTGGCCGGAGCATCTGCCGGCGCTGAGAGCCACGCCAAGTACATGACCGATGGCAAAGTCGATGATGGCGCCTTGTCCGGCTTTGTGCGCAGCCCAGAGGGAAAGACGGCACAGCAGAAGCTCTGGACAGAGCTCACTACCATCCTGGAGGGCATTGACTCTACAATCATGCAGAATCTGTAG
- a CDS encoding uncharacterized protein (COG:S;~EggNog:ENOG410Q2T8;~TransMembrane:5 (n28-40c49/50o65-85i97-120o140-164i176-195o207-229i);~antiSMASH:Cluster_8.1) — protein sequence MMIINMKHRASERTINRFSIFCGPMAQLCFVLFLPASLMLPPISPSLSPEDTANHYRQNEAGMKAGATIMLLSGIFWPIFCAGVNRQLARIPNLNPTLLWAQMAGGSLGGVSMMLPAIFFAATVYRLERDPVLTQLLSDLSWFCFSLLFPPFVAQDLAISWAILSDARSKPLFPHWLAYTTSGLTLTLYPALGVHCVHQGAVAWNGALGFWLGAAGFGIQVGLLVSFLLNAVARPDDDDEAEEQGE from the coding sequence ATGATGATTATCAACATGAAACATCGGGCTTCCGAAAGGACCATTAATCGCTTTTCCATCTTCTGTGGTCCCATGGCCCAGCTCTGCTTTGTTCTCTTCTTACCAGCCAGCCTCATGCTGCCCCCGATCAGCCCCTCTCTCTCCCCGGAAGACACCGCCAATCATTACCGACAAAACGAGGCCGGGATGAAAGCCGGCGCGACGATTATGCTTCTGAGCGGTATCTTCTGGCCCATCTTCTGCGCAGGAGTCAACCGCCAACTGGCCCGAATCCCCAACCTCAATCCGACGCTCCTGTGGGCCCAAATGGCGGGCGGCTCGCTCGGGGGTGTGTCAATGATGCTGCCGGCCATCTTCTTTGCGGCCACGGTCTACCGCCTGGAGAGGGACCCAGTGCTCACGCAGCTTCTGAGTGACCTATCCTGGTTCTGCTTCTCGTTGTTGTTCCCCCCCTTCGTGGCGCAGGATCTGGCTATATCCTGGGCCATTCTATCCGACGCCCGCTCCAAGCCGTTATTTCCCCACTGGCTGGCCTATACGACTTCAGGACTCACTTTGACCCTTTATCCCGCTTTGGGGGTCCATTGCGTACACCAGGGGGCAGTCGCGTGGAATGGGGCTCTAGGATTTTGGCTAGGGGCGGCCGGCTTTGGTATACAGGTTGGATTACTGGTTTCGTTTCTGCTGAATGCTGTAGCTAGgcctgatgatgatgatgaggctGAGGAACAAGGGGAGTGA
- a CDS encoding uncharacterized protein (COG:S;~EggNog:ENOG410PJV1;~InterPro:IPR036864,IPR001138;~PFAM:PF00172;~antiSMASH:Cluster_8.1;~go_function: GO:0000981 - DNA-binding transcription factor activity, RNA polymerase II-specific [Evidence IEA];~go_function: GO:0008270 - zinc ion binding [Evidence IEA];~go_process: GO:0006355 - regulation of transcription, DNA-templated [Evidence IEA]): MATSDAACARCRERKIRCGREKNGCANCERDGVECDYSTPGKRVNHVKVLCNSVSQMQNQLSVIEHGMAHILSTAKSHHHSNSHSNSYPQASPGNALAGDVPCTVRHPKQTEDDKAEGDSSHDFITPTHLYHNDRYDGPGTLLALCDRFRRTLLESNGDTTNHPVQEGMEQHLNLLCSEAGSEESMSAARLTQMTAMQLPPKQLFMVVQSQFFQHCHYATNIFVPSRFRTKVEELYARPLMAGDEAWTICLHALTLLVLGPEATVMSQELCPGPSGLLAVHAAVADPGILMAPQLINVQTLTLLGNLAQQYYPLHLAETIHALVCMLARTMGLHRLPSREQVGLSAEDVQERVQLFRCLYMQDIGFGLTRGSTCWLHSLDCVPRCELTEAAKADPRIQLTLIQDTFLQALYEKNSSKSELQRLVPQSLERLEQWAIDHHIFTAAVLGDFTSVDLLQGFLATRIAVLSHCFSSKYLADAIVDARVACGILLLVCAACTPCTAEKLAPTDTYPVVGAESNDSSATLYSQMGLTKFTDLPFLATQLVEQFPIAVFFLLATGLANMRALSRDTDLELLHRVSLLFSDLGARRPANNHIHKMGRVFRLVLDAVRQRCPLDHDTEILFPNSGQDSSSHSSIASTQGPPTPELSAYPWEPSTTLYSAPDGILPHQLLLPSHVGANAATDATMTTATSLSQFPNMRDLQPGGTVPVHDALQQLAWMQVPDALRDSFWRQQSTLSNPGNYYHNLQGDLGARVLLPEQVNPVPDVDLDFCLPDIDPNREPV, from the exons ATGGCCACCTCTGATGCAGCATGTGCCCGCTGTCGAGAGCGCAAAATCCGCTGTGGACGTGAAAAGAATGGATGCGCCAATTGTGAGCGAGATGGGGTGgaatgcgactactccacCCCAGGGAAACGGGTCAACCACGTCAAGGTATT ATGCAATAGCGTCTCGCAAATGCAGAACCAGTTGAGCGTCATTGAACACGGGATGGCTCATATCCTTTCGACGGCCAAGTCGCATCACcattcaaattcgcattcaAATTCATATCCACAGGCATCTCCAGGGAATGCGCTGGCGGGAGATGTCCCATGCACGGTGAGGCATCCCAAGCAGACTGAAGATGACAAGGCGGAGGGGGACAGTTCCCATGATTTCATCACTCCCACCCATCTCTATCACAATGATCGGTATGATGGACCGGGAACACTGTTGGCCCTCTGTGATCGTTTCCGACGGACCCTTCTCGAGTCAAATGGGGATACGACCAACCATCCCGTGCAAGAAGGCATGGAGCAacacctcaacctcctgtGCTCAGAAGCGGGGAGTGAAGAGTCCATGTCAGCCGCAAGACTAACCCAGATGACGGCTATGCAACTACCACCAAAGCAGCTGTTTATGGTCGTCCAGTCACAGTTCTTTCAGCACTGCCACTATGCCACCAATATCTTTGTCCCATCGCGATTCCGGACGAAAGTCGAAGAGCTCTATGCACGGCCTCTGATGGCCGGCGACGAGGCTTGGACCATTTGTCTTCATGCGCTCACCCTCCTGGTGCTCGGCCCGGAAGCAACGGTGATGTCGCAGGAGCTCTGTCCAGGTCCCTCGGGCCTACTTGCTGTGCATGCTGCGGTGGCGGATCCTGGAATATTGATGGCTCCTCAATTGATAAACGTGCAGACCTTGACCCTGCTG GGGAATCTCGCCCAACAGTACTATCCATTGCATCTGGCCGAAACCATCCATGCGCTGGTTTGTATGCTAGCAAGGACGATGGGCCTCCATCGACTCCCCAGTCGCGAGCAAGTGGGCCTCTCCGCCGAAGATGTTCAGGAGCGAGTCCAGCTGTTCCGCTGTCTTTACATGCAGGACATTGGATTTGGCCTGACGAGAGGCTCAACCTGCTGGCTCCATTCGCTGGACTGTGTCCCTCGGTGTGAACTGACGGAGGCTGCGAAAGCCGACCCTCGCATCCAACTGACACTGATCCAGGATACCTTTCTCCAAGCTCTTTATGAGAAGAATTCATCCAAGTCAGAGCTCCAGCGGTTGGTGCCGCAGAGCCTTGAGCGTTTGGAACAGTGGGCTATAGACCACCACATCTTCACCGCCGCTGTTCTTGGTGATTTCACCTCCGTGGATCTCCTCCAGGGCTTCTTGGCAACCCGCATTGCCGTCCTCTCCCACTGTTTTAGCTCAAAATACCTCGCAGATGCTATTGTGGACGCTAGGGTGGCGTGCGGAATCCTGCTCCTGGTTTGCGCAGCCTGCACTCCATGCACTGCTGAGAAGTTGGCTCCTACTGATACATATCCCGTCGTCGGCGCCGAATCCAACGACAGCAGTGCCACGCTCTATTCGCAGATGGGCTTGACAAAGTTCACTGATCTTCCGTTTCTTGCCACCCAGCTAGTGGAGCAATTTCCCATCGCGGTCTTCTTTCTGTTGGCCACCGGACTGGCCAACATGCGTGCACTCTCCCGCGACACAGATCTCGAGCTTTTGCACAGAgtttctctcctcttctctgaTTTGGGTGCCAGGAGACCTGCCAACAATCATATCCACAAGATGGGTCGCGTGTTCCGGCTTGTGCTCGACGCCGTCCGCCAGCGGTGCCCCTTAGATCACGACACCGAGATCCTCTTCCCCAACAGCGGCCAAGATTCGTCGAGCCATAGCAGCATTGCAAGCACGCAAGGGCCGCCTACACCTGAATTGAGTGCGTACCCCTGGGAACCCAGCACTACTCTTTATAGTGCTCCAGATGGAATTCTCCCACACCAGCTTCTTCTGCCGTCCCACGTTGGAGCCAATGCTGCGACGGATGCAACGATGACAACAGCGACTTCCCTCTCGCAGTTCCCTAACATGCGGGACCTTCAGCCAGGAGGAACCGTGCCGGTACACGATGCGCTCCAACAGCTGGCATGGATGCAGGTCCCGGATGCTCTGCGAGACAGTTTCTGGCGGCAACAAAGTACGTTGTCCAACCCGGGAAACTACTACCATAATCTGCAGGGGGACCTTGGAGCGAGAGTACTGCTCCCAGAACAAGTGAATCCAGTTCCAGACGTGGATCTCGACTTTTGCTTACCGGACATAGACCCCAACAGAGAGCCCGTTTGA
- a CDS encoding putative secondary metabolism biosynthetic enzyme (COG:Q;~EggNog:ENOG410PPZE;~InterPro:IPR036291,IPR002347;~SMCOG1001:short-chain dehydrogenase/reductase SDR;~antiSMASH:Cluster_8.1;~go_process: GO:0055114 - oxidation-reduction process [Evidence IEA]) produces MDGSNKNPYQQPADAVWFVTGCSSGIGQSLAQLIAKYPNRIVATARNPATLSAIPDGANILKLALDVTSVSSIEAALSQTLTKFGRIDILVNNAGYTLVRY; encoded by the exons ATGGATGGATCAAACAAAAATCCATACCAGCAGCCAGCAGATGCGGTTTGGTTCG TCACCGGATGCTCCTCAGGCATTGGCCAATCTCTGGCCCAGCTCATCGCCAAATATCCCAACCGTATCGTGGCGACTGCACGCAATCCGGCCACTCTGTCCGCCATCCCAGATGGTGCCAATATCCTGAAATTGGCATTGGATGTCACCTCAGTTTCATCAATTGAGGCTGCACTGAGCCAGACCCTGACTAAGTTCGGTCGCATTGACATCCTCGTCAACAACGCTGGCTACACTCTGGTGAGATACTGA
- a CDS encoding uncharacterized protein (COG:Q;~EggNog:ENOG410PPZE;~InterPro:IPR036291,IPR002347;~SMCOG1001:short-chain dehydrogenase/reductase SDR;~antiSMASH:Cluster_8.1;~go_process: GO:0055114 - oxidation-reduction process [Evidence IEA]): MRDQNPKGGGQQGGVVFNISSMGGFIGLPGSAFYHASKFAMEGWTEAIAKELPTEWNIHLCNIEPGGVRTNYATTSLKTMTRGRHPAYADPKYPTNALLGYMSKEENRRSWAEPDAIATAIYLLVSRGQRIPIRVPLGADAYGMITMDLEGIKRNLDEFKNISLSVGEAKQLDSISFLQKA, from the exons ATGAGGGACCAGAACCCCAAAGGGGGCGGGCAACAAGGGGGTGTGGTTTTCAACATTAGTTCCATGGGTGGTTTTATCGGCCTCCCTGGTAGCGCGTTCTACCATGCTAGCAAGTTTGCTATGGAGGGATGGACGGAAGCCATTGCAAAGGAATTGCCCACTGAGTGGAATA TCCACCTATGTAATATTGAACCCGGTGGCGTCAGAACAAACTACGCAACCACATCCCTGAAAACTATGACCAGGGGTAGACACCCGGCCTATGCGGACCCAAAGTATCCCACCAATGCTTTACTGGGCTATATGAGCAAGGAGGAAAACCGTCGCTCATGGGCAGAGCCAGACGCAATTGCAACCGCTATCTATTTGCTTGTTAGCCGCGGGCAGCGGATTCCTATTCGCGTGCCCTTAGGAGCTGATGCCTATGGCATGATTACTATGGATCTCGAGGGAATAAAAAGGAACTTGGATGAGTTTAAAAATATCAGTCTCAGCGTGGGAGAGGCAAAGCAGCTGGATTCCATTAGCTTTCTACAGAAAGCCTAG
- a CDS encoding uncharacterized protein (COG:E;~EggNog:ENOG410Q25C;~InterPro:IPR012132,IPR000172,IPR036188,IPR027424;~SECRETED:SignalP(1-22);~antiSMASH:Cluster_8.1;~go_function: GO:0016614 - oxidoreductase activity, acting on CH-OH group of donors [Evidence IEA];~go_function: GO:0050660 - flavin adenine dinucleotide binding [Evidence IEA];~go_process: GO:0055114 - oxidation-reduction process [Evidence IEA]), whose protein sequence is MDRCALLLNSGTLLGYATITAAIDPETATRSSSETPFLQLASRNSNIKIYPQTLAKRIIFDEQKRATGVEVQTNSVTLNGH, encoded by the exons ATGGACAG ATGCGCGTTGTTATTGAACAGCGGAACGCTCCTAGGCTATGCCACTATCACCGCTGCGATTGATCCTGAGACTGCTACTCGCAGCTCCTCCGAAACTCCATTCTTGCAACTCGCCTCACGGAACTCCAACATCAAGATCTATCCACAGACCCTGGCTAAGCGGATCATCTTCGATGAGCAGAAGCGTGCCACGGGTGTTGAAGTTCAGACCAACTCAGTGACCTTGAACGGACACTGA